The Rhodamnia argentea isolate NSW1041297 chromosome 10, ASM2092103v1, whole genome shotgun sequence sequence GCAAGTTGGCGAAGTTTCCGAATCATATTTCTAGAGTGCCGCGACCCTCCTAAGTTGAACCATAGGAAGGTAATGGATTACTAAATTTGTGCGAATCATCTTTTGCGATTTGGTACTTATGCATTGTACAGACCCTCTCAAGCTCTATCATCCCGACTTGAATTTCGCAAAATTATGACATTTAGTTTTGTTTAGGAGTCGCAGTAACCTATTATGTGCTGGTTAAGCCCGAATAAGACGCTGGAGCCCACTCTATTCATCCAAACAAGAGATTCATAAGTTACGAAACTTGATACCCTAGATAAATTTATCGTCATTATGGTAACTTTTCTCCTCTATAAAAAAGATTTGCATGTAATATCTCTAATTTTATTCCCTAAATCCTCTAACACAAGTAAAAGGGTGATCATGTATGGGTACGCAAGTCATAAAAACTAAATCAAGCAATAATAAGCATCAACTCAAATGGGGGATAATGACATCATATCTATCATAATTTTCGTTGTTTTCAAAAgtttatagcactcaagtaatcaattgaaaagttacaTAACATtcaagtaataataataataaaaaagttatAGACTCAAGTGAATGTCATACATAATTTGTGGCATTCAAgtgattgaaagaaaaaagttgTACAAAAAATTATCACACTTATGACGTCCTTTTCCCCAaggcaaaaattaattaagggtTTGTTATTAAGCCTCGGAACAAGACCCCCGTGAGCTATAAATCAAATTACATATGCACCGAGACTCcatttatttaacaaaaaatgaatgatcgggagaatatttttcaaaaaaatgattgtttatatcgcttgaaataattagtcaatgaaaaatagtttcattattgaaaataatttaagtCTTAGTATTTccgtggacgatgaaaatatttatcaaaatgGTTCATTTTCTGAGAAACATACGcaatataaattaaaataaacatAAGATGCTACTATTTAAGTGCCAAAAACTCCTAAATGCCTAGATAACTGTAAGTAAATTATGAATCACCTATCTTTCAAAACTTACGTAGATGCAAACTAGATGTAATTCCAATCTAAGTTTTTTGTTGCTTTgtatatatttaattttcaaataggCAGATACAAAAGAAATTTAAGTAATAAAACTAAAATATAAGTCTTAAGAATTGCATAAGGCCAAGGCTTATAGCTAGGCTGTCAAATGGGTGTATCATGTCGAGTTCGGATCAAGTTGAAAATGGTCCAATCCAGATTGATCCACTTATAAgcaatataaatttaatgaCTCCTATCTAACCCGACCCGACACCCGACCCtacatatattattaaaaaatattcatatgtATTCTTATTATATAATCCCGTACCCACTTATTTAAAGCCCATTAATGCCCACATTTATGATGCAATACGTTCTCAACTATTTATTGTTGGCATGAGCTGTCAATTAGAGATAACATAGGAATCCAAATTATTTTACttcctattttttcttctaattagGAGGATTGTTAGGATTGACTCTTCATTGTATATTTATACTCGAAAGCATTGTAAAACAGAACGTACATAGAGTACAAAAACTTTCTCCAGAAAGTTATATGTGTTTCTTCATGGTATCATGGTATCAGAACGACTCTACCCTAGGACCTGATCTCACCATGGCTGAAGGCACTGATTTAACTCTTCCACAACCAACCGGTAAGAAACTACAATTAAGGGTAACATTTGTCCAAGGTTGGTGAAACAGGTAAGCAAACTTCTCTAAGGtttttatttcgcgaaaaaaagaatgatttaaaaaatattttcgtaaaaataatCGTATGAAATGACTagttattgaatttttttttcattgtcaaCAACAATATATGTCTAATAGTTTTATGGacgataaaaataatttttgatcaTTATTTTCGTAAGCGatccaagattttttttttaaaaatcatttatttttcgcataGTAAAATGGAGCGATAAATGGATGGAGATGGAAAACGGAATTCTCGTACTaacgaggaaaaagaaaactgcAGAGAAATAGCCTCAAGCTGTTGTTGTTGCTCTCTCCGGCGTTGACTTTAAGTGCTCACTGCTCACCCACTAACTGAGATCATCCAGTTCGACCTCGCGATCTCCGAAGAGAGCAAACATGATGGCGAACACCGCCAGGCTCCGCCCTCTGGCATGGTGGTGGAAGAAGTGGACCAAGAGGGACTGGGCAATCGCAGCCGTTGCCGTCACcgccttcctcttcctcctctcttctctgTCCGACGACCCTCGCCGCGATCGAGGCCCCGGAGCTCGGTTGCCGGCGGCCGATTTGGTCGACTTGACCTTGCTTCGCGATGCCGATGCCAAAGGCGCACGTAATTTCTCCAGTCTCTGCTTCCGATTCGATTTTCGTGGAGTTTTAGTTGTTTAAGTGGATGTGCCCAAAAAGGGGTGAGAAAAAAATTCGAGCTTGGACAGAGCCTGAAACTGTGCGATGTTTCGTTTGTGGTTGCAGTGTGTTTGGATGGGAGTGCACCTGGATACCATTTCTCCAAGGGTTTCGGATCTGGCTTCGACAGTTGGCTTATCCACATTGAGGTTCTCTTTTGATCATGTCCATCTATAACTTAAGAACTTCGAGGAATGCTTGTTGGTTAATCTCAAAGTTCTTATTTTGGCTGTCTGGACATTGCCTTTCATGCTCTGGGTTATCAGAGGAagatttgttttccttctttatggTACCATACCATATTTGTATTACTTGAAGAACTAGATTGGTCCTGGTCATGTGTAGTTGCGACATTTCATTTGCATTGGATGGTTGTTAGGAAGTGTGTAGAAAGCCAATCTTGATGGCAGTCTGAGGGGATCAATTTCGGCTAGATGTACGGTCTGTTCTCTCCTCTATTTCCATTACAGAGCACGGTAACAACATAGAACTATGAAGATAAGCTGTTGCCATGAATGACAGGAATTGCCTTCCAGATACGTTTGTATCCATGCATATGCAGAATTGAACATTCAAATCTTTTTGTAATTCAAGGTGTGTTTGAAACTGCGATCATGATGTCGAAGGGAGGGAGCAAATCGATCTCCTTTTCTAAGTACAAACCTCATACGatgtgccttgaggaaaagaaaaggtcacATGAAGTTCCACTGTCTGAGAATGGAATTGAAATCTCATTGTCTTAACATAACCTTTTGAGTTGTCCATGCCGTTTCCAGAAGAATTTTGGTTGTCATCTGCGCTTCCTAGTGAGGGTTAATGGGTTATTATGCTGTCTCCATTTGTCATTTTAGTTTTCAAAATGCTCCATGTTTTTTATGCAGCCTCCTTAAGCTGACCTTAGTGATTGGGTGTGGGGGAAGGGATTAGTTGTTACAGCCGCTCCATTGTAGTCACTTTGTGACTTCGGTAGTTACGACAATATCCCTCTTGAAAATAGGACAAATATTGAATTTATCTGTGCTTTTTGTCTAAGTGTGGTGGTAAATACTAGTAATGTCTCCATAGGACCTCATGTGGCTGTAAAGGAGACTTCATGTTTGGGTTGGCTTCGATGTTAACTTTCTACTCTTTTGCAAATCTTGCAGCTCTTACAATTTGAATTTTAGCGAAAGTAGAACACCTGAAAGCTTTTAAGTTTCTAGATGTTAATATTAACATGTAGAGAAAAAATTTCATGGATATAGGTTTTACGATCTCTGGAACTTATAATACTGTTGTGTTTATGTTTAAATGTTGGAGGGAAAGTCATACGTGGAAGAATACATGGTCTTTCGGTTTTCCAAACAACTCTTGCCACAGTCAGAGAAAAGTGAGTAGCAGAGTAATAATTTGATGCGTCTCATATGTATGATGGAAGAGAGTGTATTTCCCTCTTGATGCCTGCAAGAGGGTGACTCTTAAATTTCTCAGACAATCATTTGAACGAGAAAAGATGTTTTCTGCTTGGTTGTTAGAATAACGTATATGTTGGGATTAGGTAACATGGAACCAACACATGCTTACCATATGAACAAATGCCTTCAAGTTTCTTTAATCACAGTTCAAGGCAATTTTTCCTAATGATCTTTAAAATGCACTTCATTGGTATCCAATTTAAAGTGGATCTGGGATTCCCTGTAATTACATATGTTTGTTCTTTGCCTTATGCCCACACTGAGTAAAACAGGGTCCATTTTGTGTTTTGCTCTTAGTAGTTTGTCCATCATGCAGTTGCATTCATTGTGAAAAGCACTATATGTTTTCTTAGGTTGGTTAGAACAATTTAGGTGTAAACACCTACAATCTACATTACTGGGTGGTTTTGTTGAAATCACTATCGACTCAAATCTGACTGGTTTTCCTTTTCTACTTCTCTATCTGCTACAAAAGAGAGGGTGAAGAAGGCAAGAAATTCCTTTCTACTCCTTAACTACCGAGACTTTGTCTTTAGAACCCTAAATAAGAGTCACATTACCAACCGAAACTTTCATACTATTGTGCGTGGAAATTTTCAACCGCATACTGTCGGTTTTCATTGAAGACTTATGTGATAGATATTATTTGGAAAATTGCTGACTAGCCTGCTTTTAGAGATCAGCAAATTAATAGATCTTGATGGTTACACTGAATATGTTTGCTAATCTTCTTCACAAAGTGCTTACCAGTTGTACATTTAGTTCCTCTGTTGGTAACATGTTTCTTTGGATATTTGTTGTTTACCCATTATCTTTGCCTTTTGAGCTTGATGCCAGGGTGGGGGTTGGTGCGATAGCCTATCATCATGCTTATCACGGGCAAAAACTAAACTAGGTTCTTCAGCGTATATGGAGCAGCAAGTTTCCTTTTCTGGAATTTTAAGCAGTGAACCCTCACAAAATCCAGGTAATTGGCTGTAAGCTGCATCTAAATCTTTGTGGTGCTCTGTAGATGGCTTGTCTTTTTTACTGCTTAAGTTAGAAAGGTGAAAACCAATACTAGGCCTACGTAAGTGTAAGAAGCAGTTTGTACATAGTGTATGAACATTTTGCTTTCTAGATCAATGGTAATTAGTAGTTTAGGTAAATATAGTAGAATAATAGGAATTATGTAGCTTTCTTATGCTTCTGAGTTCTACGTCTATAATGATGTGCGTGCTTTATAGAGGAAAGTTTTCTAAGGGATGTTCTTAAAGTCACATTTATGAAGCTTTCCACCCAAGTTTTCATTAAAGATGAATCATGACATTTGACCTACTTAAGGTGACAGTACTCTTCTCTTCAGATCTTACAAATGTTTTCTGCtgtaaagtaattttttttctcctcgaCTTCCTATATTTTCAGTTTTAATCTCCTAGATATCTTTCTTTTGGCCTCTTTCTAATTTCACTCTTTTTCTGTAGAGTTTTGACTTTTGACTAAATTCTACTTATAGTTAGTCTGTATAAAACGATCTTATGGAAGATTGGAAAGGGCACTCTTCTACAGAATAAATGCACTTCTCGTTGATATATTACTTCCAGTGATTGAGTCCCAGATGCTGTGTGAATTGTATCTAGATACCTAGAGCATTGCTAGATACTTTATTGACCTGCAAGTTTCCTTACAACCGAGAATGCTTGATAAAACTGGCACATTAATGCCCTCACCTACGGAAaggatttcattttttccccatTGCACTCTTACGGTACTGTGATCTTTCATATATGATATTTAATGGGATATTCTGTCTAATTCAATTCTGAAGAGCGCTTCCCTGCTGGGGCCTATAGATATTCAGTGCCTCTCTCTGCTTAGATATTGGAACTTCTTTTTGTCTCTGTTGCATTTCACTTGTTCTATGGTCTCTTGCTTCTATAGGAGGACACAAAAAGTCACCATCATTGGGTCTGTCAAAGGGGATGTGGTTGTGAACATAAATAAgtgatcttaaatttttttttttttgggaacttGAAATACTTACAACCTCTAGCAAAGCGAATATTCATCAGCTCCTGACCTAGAAGAGCCTATCTTTACACTCCTCAATGCATCTGCCTCATTCCCTCTGTATTGCAATCTTCCATGGCATAATTCTGTTGAAACAGGAAAATAGCAGCCTGAGTCATGCTTCATTGGATGTTGGCAGCTGACTCATTTCTTAAACTCCGTTATCCCAAAAACATTTATTTCTAATGAATTGAACACTTCGTCAAGGAGATGCATTAAATGGTACATCAAATGCTTTTAGTTATATCCTTTGGACTTCTGACTTTTATACAGTTGATATTGATATCTTGCAGTTTCTAATTTAGGCCTTCTGcgcatttttcagaattttttaacTGGAACAAAGTCAAGATAAGGTACTGTGATGGTGCGTCCTTTTCTGGTCATCCACAAAGTGAACCGAAGGTTGGTGTTGGTAAATTATTTGGGTGGTCTGACAGTGCGAAGATAATAACTGGTCATCCAGAGTATGGTCTTGTACTTGTGGTTGGCAATTTAGAAGTAAAGATATCTGGAGAATAACTATATTATGTCATTTGAATAGGACAAGAAAGGAAGAATCTTCTTTAGAGGTCAGCTCATTTGGAAAGCACTCATGGATGAATTGTTGTCAGCAGGCTTGTCAACGGCTCGCCAGGTAGCTTCTACTTCTTCAGGAACCATCCTTGTCTGGCTAGGTTCAAAGGTTTGGTAGGTAACTAACTATGATTGCTTAATAAAGTCGTGGCTCGGTGATATGGCTGATTATATTGTCTTGGTTATCTGCTGCTTTTGAAGGGATAAGTGGGATAAATAGCGAACTGTTCTTTCAGTCCCATTCAGTTCGCAAGTTCAAATTGGTTTTTTCAGTGTAGTCCCTTAATTAAATTAAGGATTGTGGTGTACCTGATAATGAGTCTCTGCAGTAAATTTGGTCAGGTGAGGTTTTGGGAAATTCCCATATCAACATGGTAAAAGATAGGTTCTGTTTAGAGTTGGGTTATGTGAGGGTACTTCTTCCTTCTCTTGGTGGACACATTCACAAGCAGTGATACATGTGCCCTTTTGCTGGCACATTAATTGTTGTTTTGCTTTTGATGCAGGCTTTCCTTACAGGATGCTCTGCTGGAGGATTAGCAACTCTTATTCATTGCGATGACTTCCGAAAACTTCTTCCAAAGGATGCAACTGTCAAGTGCCTTGCTGATGCAGGTTTTTTCCTCAATGAGTATGTTATTGTAATCAGTCAATACTTTTTCCACCAGTAAATGGATGGGTATATGATACCATGCTGGCTGTAGACCGTCCTATATGTTCCCCTTTGATGGTGTGAATTCTTGGGAGAAAGCACATAAAGAGAATTTTTTGCGGACATGTGTTGATTAGCCAATCTAAAATTATTCCTGGAAAGAATATCTGTGCGATGAAGGATACGAAGCGTGTTTAAAAATGGTGGATAGAATCCTGAAGTTTATACTATTtgcttattttgtttttttcacttgCTCAATGCATTGTCATTTACTGTTTGTGCCTATATGGCTTGTGTTTTTTCAGGAAAGATGTCAGTGGGAAGGACACTATGAGGTCTTTCTATCACAATGTTGTCCAACTTCAGGTTGTGCTTGAACGAATGCAACCCTAATTTATGCAGATTAGTTAAGAGTGAAATAATTTACACCACCTATATTACAAGCGCAATTTAATATCTCACACATTACTATTTCAAGAGTTGGACTATGTGCAGTGAGGTTCCAggagttttttaaaaaagtcatGAGATTACTGGTTGTGTGACTAAGGGTCTGTTTGGTAATGCTCTTGTTTCTCTGattcctgttcttttttttacatGAACAGTAAAGAACAGAAATTAGTCTGCTAACgtcagttaatttttctattcccaagaacagatttggaatagaaacaagaagcaaaaaaaatctacttctttgatcccgggaacaaaattagaaaaaatcatttctggTCATAAATTGCTCTCAATAACAGGTCTCAAAAAcagaattgttaccaaacagTCCCTAAGCCACCCTTGTTTTGTAATATTGTTAGTATGGTTCCTTGATAAACAACTATTGCTTTAGATTGGTGGATATGTTTCAATAAGTTAAGGATTTTTATGTTTCCCTCTTCCTCCCTCCCCGTTCTCCCCTTTCCTTTTGAGGGTTTTAGATAGCCCACTACTTCATGATAAAGTTGATGGCTATACTACCAAtgtatttttcttcaaaactgcTAGCTGACGATGGCTGTCTTGGCTTTTATGCTGTTGCTGTCAGGGTGTACAAGAAAGTTTAAACAAGGATTGTGTTGCTAGCAAGGAACCATCTGATGTAGGTCCTTTGTCACTTTTCTCCTTGTTTAGCCTGCAGTATGGCTTAAGTCATCTGATATAACCTCCTTTGGCTGCTTTTGTTGAAATCTGCAAATTGCAATGCTAGTGTTTCTTCCCTAAAGAGATAATTAAAACCATAAGGACCCCGGTTTTTCTTGTCAATCCTGCCTACGACTTTTGGCAGGTAAGTCATTTCCCAGTAGACTCTGATCATTgcatcctttttccttttccttttccttttccctttggAAACTCCTTATATTTCTGAGCAAGTATGACTAAGATAACTAGAATGGTTTCCAGATTCAAAATGTCCTGGTACCAGAAGGCTCAGATCCAAGTGAAAGCTGGAAAAAATGCAGACTAAATATTCGAGCTTGCACTTCTAGCCAACTTAAAATGCTACAAGGTATGTTTTATTTTGTCACCAAATTTGTCCTAGCAGGCAAAGAAGGATGACCTTTAGTAGTTCAATGCAGATCTCTAAAATTGATATGTTCACATTCATCTATACTGAATTTCGTTAATAAcatatgccaaaaaaaaaaatttcaatgcaatGTCTGGGCACACATGCAATAGGAATTGTATTAGCGGTGTTGTAGAACTGGGATATGCGGCTTCTTATCTTTGCAACAAGCACAGATTGCAGGAGGCGAAGAAGCACTTGATAAAGTAGATGAACATTTTATCGACACAGTCTACATTTAGAGTAAATGTGGATTTGCGTACATGTGGGAACGCAGCCTTCTATGGGTGTAGGCAATCCTTGATATGCATGTCTATTTATCTATAGAAGTGGGTGTTAGCATGTGGTTGTGTTGCATGGCTCATTTCCATGTGTGAGCTTTACCTAATgagttattttttgttgataCTCCACCTTATTCCGCTCAATTAGACCAAATATGCAGATGATGAACTTTGTATTTTGGTGTTGACTGAAATTCTAAGGGCATAACCAcgtaaaaatattttgcatgcCAACCAAAGTATTCTATTATATTTCGCaaaaggacatctcaagtgtcaatatttgtatatagAGCTCACTTTGGTTCcgatatttttttcttggatcaattaagtgtcaatttttttttaaaattattatttaagtgtcaactccggtAAGGTCGTCAGAATTTCTTGCCATTGGCATTaaagttattgttttttttccgatttggcactaaattgatcattttttgaattcttaagtgtcaatttttttgaaaacgattatttaaatgccaactcCGGTGGGGTCGTTGGAATTTCTctccgttggcactaaagtgatcgttttttctctgatttgacacttaagtgatctatatatatatatatatatcggcaccaaagtgagtgctttacaaaaatattggcacttgaggtgtccttatgcCTATTATATTCTTAAAAAAGAGGCACTCTTTTACTTAATTCATTTGTATTTATGAGTCAACTATAGTATTTGTTGAATAGAAAAAGTTACATAACTTTGAGAAATGTCTAAATAAAAGCCTAATGTCAGTACCATACTGTCTGCTCTAGTCTCGATTCACCTGCACCTACATggctttaaaatttaaaacgTGTATTGCTAGTTTAAAGTTGTGCAAGACTTATCACGCAATGCCCCATATCTAGGCGAGGTGGGATTAAGCAGATATCTGAAACCCAACAATGTTCATAGAGACTAGAGAGAACAAAGCAGGTACTGGTCATTCATTTAATACAAAAAGAAGTATGAACATATATTCTTAATCAATGAAGCAAAAGATGAAACGTGAAATTATTTCAAGATCAGCAAATCTGattttcttccaactttgcgGCATAACATGGTTCTGTTGAACAGGTTTCCGTGATTCATTGCTGAGGGCACTTAGCGAGTTCCAGAAAAGCAAGGAAGGGGGGATGTTCATCAATTCTTGCTTTATTCATTGCCAGACATGGATCGGCGAGACTTGGCACTATCCCAATTCCCCAAGAATTAACAACAAGGTAAATGAAGTTTAATCACAAATCTCAGGTCAACAGGAGGTTATGCTGTAAACATTGGCGCCAACATGCATCCCCATTGGCCCAAACTAAATGAGTGAGCGACCGTGATTGTTTAGGTGCAGTTAATGCTTGCTAAACCTGGTCAATCACTCTATTTCTCCAGTGGATCAATGGCATCTATTCACTTGTTTTATGCAGACAATTGCAGAGTCAGTGGGAGACTGGTACTTCAACCGAAGAGCAGTGAAGCAAATCGACTGTCCTTATCCCTGCAATCCCTCTTGCTACAACatggatttttcttgaaattttcagACCTTTCATCGTGTTCGGTATGCATTAATCTCTGACTCCCTTCTTAGAGTTTGTGAGTACAGCGCTTCACGATCCCTATATGGAAACGAAGAGCCTCAAGGGTTATGTTCTTGTAAATCATGTCCAATTTCCTCACTATATGGAAAATGATGTCCTTCATGGTCTCTTGTAATCTCGTTCCCTCCTCGTTAACCTCTGACTCCCTTCTTGGGGTTAGATGAATCTAGATCGTTAGATCTGATGAACTCACGTGGTATCCTTTGCTAATGTATGTGCTAAATCGAATATAAATCATCGAAAACAATTTTGAAATGAGAAATGAGGATATAAATGTCAACTTAAATTATAATTTGGCATCttaaatgttttcattttcattattaCATTGCAAGAGCATTATTTAACACGGTTGGACTACAAACAATGGAAAATGTATCAGCTTTCTTTATGTTATAGAAATGCAAGGTCGGAATATTTTTCTGCAATCAAACCTGGAGGAAATAATCATCTGATGTGCACATTATAACAGACTTTCCCGCGTGTTACAACATTTGAGGTCTTCATGCCAATAATTTAGACATTGTAATTACACCTCGTGAGATCAGTTTAGTGTTTAAAAATGATGTGTGGCGCTGTGGTATTTAGTGGGTATCTAATGACTCAATGGTGTACTAGTCTATAGCATGCTTTTTGGTTGTTAAAAGCTAAAATAAATACAAGTAATATCTCTTGATACTGGTTGGACAATAATTAATATGTGCTAATTTTGATTAGGTCTGAAAATTTTTTACACAAATTGCTGTCGGAAGACCCGTTTATCAATAGACTTAAAAATCTCAGGAATTTCaagtaaatcaatttttttttttttgaattttcgatgAAAACAACAACGTTTTGAATTGACCTAGATGATACGACTTTATAAcctaaatttggaaaaaattgttcaaaatatcgtaaattttttatacaacggctaattcaatcgtaaacctttAAATTTAGCCAATGTAGTTCTAAATCTGTTAATGGTTTGCCAATGTATTCCTTTCGGccaaaaatcgttgatgtggacaccgGACGTCTTACATAGCATGATTGGTGCTAAcatgggcaattttttttttaaaaggtcaATGAAtgtttaattgttattttttgtttttcttctttttctttttcgattccGGGTTGGCGAGGTCGTTAGCCATAGGCTAGGGCGTGTGGCCTTTGCTGGCCACAAGTTTGTTTAGATTTGGGCGAAGTCGTGCGAATGACATGATGCCCTTGTCTATATGGCCGGTGACGGCACGGAGCCCTTGCCCGTGGTCGACGAGGGTTGCGATTCCCTCACCTAGAACAGGAAAGGGTCGTTGGCCCTCACCTGTCATTAGCAAATGTTGGCCtaaagttgaaaaaaagaaaaagaaaagaaaagaaataaaaacctttaaaaaataaagcaaaattcGTGTATGTTAGAGTcaattgtgccacgtaggattgcGGAtgttcacgttagcaattttcgattgAAATTGGTCGGAAGGACTACACTAgtaaattgttaaaatgtttatgactaaatttgccaaattgaaaagtttaggattgaattgaatgctgtacaataggtttaggattttttttggtattaaccaaatttaaaTGCGGAtagtccctaccaaaaaaaaaaaaaaaaaaacatgcggaTAGCCAATATGAGGGGTAggctaaggattttttttttttttcacttattgaAAGTCGATAACTTCAAGAAAAGTTTGTTAGTTATCAGACAAATTACCAATCCCAAGTTGATAAAGCAAATATCGGTGGATGGCTAAAGCAATAGCCGGTAaattatacataaaaaaaaaaaaaaacagtaggAAAACATTGAGATCGAGAGACGTAGATGAACATCGGTTGCACCAGATTTCGCAGTCATCCTCCTCTTTCGAAGCCCTTTTTGCAAAGTTAGTACGAGAAGACCAGAACGGACGTCATTTTCCCATTAAGGATGTTTCAGCTTCATGAGGAAACTGGTACTTGGAACCCATGGGGGCAAAAGGAGTGAGCGCACCAGCGTCATGACGAGGAGACGTGTTGATGGAAAGGGCATGATTTGGGTGTCCATAGGTTTTTGACGTGGTATTTCTCGTACCTTTTCGATGGCCAATTTTAGGATAGGTTGGCTCGTCGATCACACGCGGATCAGCGATGCGAGCGAATGACACGCACATCGCTATCAAAGTCATCGAAGTGAAAGTTTGGCACCAAAACACAGAAAAATCGAAATTGAAAGTTTGGAAGCAAAAGGAAAGATGGACGTAGACATGCGTAGTCTATATGTGCTTCTTTCTTGCTCAATTCCCTCGGACTATATGGTCTTTGCTTTCTAGAAAATTTTAGGGGTTTTTCAGCTTTCACAAGATGATGATACTTCATTTTCCTTCTCCACAATGTACTTGGATCTTCTATCCGTTTTGGAGGAGTTTTATTCGCAATTTGAGTCATAGAAAATGATTTTACAAGCCAAATCATTCTGGTGGGGAGCCATTTAGAAACCAATGTGCTAGAAATCTTTGGAGTAATTTGATGCCCGTACATGTGGGGAAACTCTACCATATGTGCCATTATGTATGCGACGCTTACTTtggtgtcataactttttaacTGATCATTTGAGTGTCGTAGTTTTTTGATCGATCACAATGTGGGTTCTTATTAGAAGATCGAACTCTAAAGCTTAAAtcgataggtggagggagattaCATATATAATAAGCATATAAATCTCGACCATGAGTGAATCATTTACTAATTAAATGACTCATAACCTAGAAAATTATGTCCAGCTTTTTCTCATAGCGGAATTGTATAGTACGAAATAACATAATAACagactcataaaaaaaaaaaaacagatatgATTTTCTATTCaatctctttcttttgatatgaatcaataataataaatattgaAATCCAATTGGATTTAATCCAAATAAGGTTTTCGATCTCTTACAAATCGAGTAGCATATTAATGAATAAGGGGAGCTATTCCGACAATATTTGACCGCATTCTTTTCCTAGAATAACAAAATCGATGCCACTTTCCCCTTATGGACACGCATTTAGTTCA is a genomic window containing:
- the LOC115735154 gene encoding pectin acetylesterase 5-like isoform X2 produces the protein MMANTARLRPLAWWWKKWTKRDWAIAAVAVTAFLFLLSSLSDDPRRDRGPGARLPAADLVDLTLLRDADAKGALCLDGSAPGYHFSKGFGSGFDSWLIHIEGGGWCDSLSSCLSRAKTKLGSSAYMEQQVSFSGILSSEPSQNPEFFNWNKVKIRYCDGASFSGHPQSEPKDKKGRIFFRGQLIWKALMDELLSAGLSTARQAFLTGCSAGGLATLIHCDDFRKLLPKDATVKCLADAGFFLNEKDVSGKDTMRSFYHNVVQLQGVQESLNKDCVASKEPSDCFFPKEIIKTIRTPVFLVNPAYDFWQIQNVLVPEGSDPSESWKKCRLNIRACTSSQLKMLQEKFQCNVWAHMQ
- the LOC115735154 gene encoding pectin acetylesterase 5-like isoform X1 codes for the protein MMANTARLRPLAWWWKKWTKRDWAIAAVAVTAFLFLLSSLSDDPRRDRGPGARLPAADLVDLTLLRDADAKGALCLDGSAPGYHFSKGFGSGFDSWLIHIEGGGWCDSLSSCLSRAKTKLGSSAYMEQQVSFSGILSSEPSQNPEFFNWNKVKIRYCDGASFSGHPQSEPKDKKGRIFFRGQLIWKALMDELLSAGLSTARQAFLTGCSAGGLATLIHCDDFRKLLPKDATVKCLADAGFFLNEKDVSGKDTMRSFYHNVVQLQGVQESLNKDCVASKEPSDCFFPKEIIKTIRTPVFLVNPAYDFWQIQNVLVPEGSDPSESWKKCRLNIRACTSSQLKMLQGFRDSLLRALSEFQKSKEGGMFINSCFIHCQTWIGETWHYPNSPRINNKTIAESVGDWYFNRRAVKQIDCPYPCNPSCYNMDFS